A stretch of DNA from Thalassophryne amazonica unplaced genomic scaffold, fThaAma1.1, whole genome shotgun sequence:
attaactttagtctgtgaagaagattccccatttacatgaacaaattgtaatctattagacaaatatgattcaaaccaccgcagcgcagtgcctttaatacctatggcatgctctaatctctgtaataaaattttatggtcaacagtatcaaaagcagcactgaggtctaacagaacaagcacagagatgagtccactgtccgaggccataagaagatcatttgtaaccttcactaatgctgtttctgtactatgatgaattcgaaaacctgactgaaactcttcaaatagaccattcctctgcagatgatcagttagctgttttacaactaccctttcaagaatttttgagagaaaaggaaggttggagattggcctataattagctaaaatagctgggtcaagtgatggctttttaagtaatggtttaattactgccaccttaaaagcctgtggtacatagccaactaacaaagatagattgatcatatttaagatcgaagtattaaataatggtagggcttccttgagcagcctggtaggaatggggtctaataaacatgttgatggtttggatgaagtaactaatgagaataactcagacagaacaatcggagagaaagagtctaaccaaataccggcatcactgaaagcagccaaagataacgatatgtctttgggatggttatgagtaattttttctctaatagttaaaattttgttagcaaagaaagtcatgaagtcattactagttaaagttaatggaatactcagctcaatagagctctgactctttgtcagcctggctacagtgctgaaaagaaatcttcaattagtgatgagtagaaagatgtcctagctttacggagggcttttttatagagcaacagactctttttccaggctaagtgaagatcttctaaattagtgagacgccatttcctctccaacttacgggttatctgctttaagctacgagtttgtgagttataccacggagtcagacacttctgatttaaagctctctttttcagaggagctacagcatccaaagttgtcttcaatgaggatgtaaaactattgacgagatactctatctcccttacagagtttaggtagctactctgcactgtgttggtatatggcattagagaacataaagaaggaatcatatccttaaacctagttacagcgctttctgaaagacttctagtgtaatgaaacttattccccactgctgggtagtccatcagagtaaatgtaaatattattaagaaatgatcagacagaagggagttttcagggaatactgttaagtcttctatttccataccataagtcagaacaagatctaagatatgattaaagtggtgggtggactcatttactttttgagcaaagccaatagagtctaataatagattaaatgcagtgttgaggctgtcattctcagcatctgtgtggatgttaaaatcgcccactataattatcttatctgagctaagcactaagtcagacaaaaggtctgaaaattcacagagaaactcacagtaacgaccaggtggacgatagataataacaaataaaactggtttttgggacttccaatttggatggacaagactaagagacaagctttcaaatgaattaaagctctgtctgggttttggattaattaataagctggaatggaagattgctgctaatcctccgccccggcccgtgctacgagcattctgacagttagtgtgactcgggggtgttgactcatttaaactaacatattcatcctgctgtaaccaggtttctgttaggcagaataaatcaatatgttgatcaattattatatcatttaccaacagggacttagaagagagagacctaatgtttaatagaccacatttaactgttttagtctgtggtgcagttgaaggtgctatattattttttctttttgaatttttatgcttaaatagatttttgctggttattggtagtctggtagcaggcaccgtctctacggggatggggtaatgaggggatggcagggggagagaagctgcagagaggtgtgtaagactacaactctgcttcctggtcccaaccctggatagtcacggtttggaggatttaagaaaattggccagatttctagaaatgagagctgctccatccaaagtgggatggatgccgtctctcctaacaagaccaggttttccccagaagctttgccaattatctatgaagcccacctcattttttggacaccactcagacagccagcaattcaaggagaacatgcggctaaacatgtcactcccggtccgattggggaggggcccagagaaaactacagagtccgacattgtttttgcaaagttacacaccgatttaatgttaattttagtgacctccgattggcgtaaccgggtgtcattactgccgacgtgaattacaatcttaccaaatttacgcttagccttagccagcagtttcaaatttccttcaatgtcgcctgctctggcccccggaagacaattgactatggttgctggtgtcgctaacttcacatttctcaaaacagagtcgccaataaccagagtttgatcctcggcgggtgtgtcgtcgagtggggaaaaacggttagagatgtgaacgggttggcggtgtacacggggcttctgtttagggctacgcttcctcctcacagtcacccagtcggcctgctttcccggctgctcgggatctgccaggggggaactaacggcggctaagctaccttggtccgcaccgactacaggggccttgctagctgtagaattttccacggtgcggagccgagtctccaattcgcccagcctggcctccaaagctacgaataagctacacttattacaagtaccattactgctaaaggaggccgaggaataactaaacatttcacacccagagcagaaaagtgcgggagagacaggagaagccgccatgctaaatcggctaagagctagtagctacgctaagctagcggattcctaaaaacacgcaaagtgaataatgtgtaaataatttagaggtgattcagcagaaggagtgctttagttaaggcacgtaaagattacactgggaaacaaatcgtaatctagataactagatcaatctaactgcgcagattaaacagctaacagatacagcaaaacaccgctgtgctccggaacaggaagtgatacaataccgcagtgagagccaaccaccagtagaggccaactgtgtaaagttcagaagagcgtcacaacagcaaacaatccgtcggaagcaagttgccagatctgtgagccagccAAGCCAAGCACATTCCACGCGGattcagacacaaaatatttaatattgctgGCCATCCTCAATTTTAGTGTCATCCaacatagtaatgggtattaagtttgcaaaacatatccctctgtgatttttaAAGACACGTCTGTGGAaataggccacagtctcaacccaATAAATTTCCCTCCCTGAAAAACCACTGTCACTACAATAGGttgtctgcactaatttccccgctaagctagtggattccacaACCACGTGTCATGAGCCcagcagggtctctaatcacctgctccatggcccgCTGTAAAAACATAATGTTAACCCTCTTTGTAGAGCTCTGTCTATgttcctcatcattaccccgagaGGGGAAGGGGCCAGAAACTATTAATCAATGCtggcacatctttctggcaaggtcacaagttctctctatgtccatttttgtgacttctgagtgtttcatcctgacatcattggcgccgACGTGAATAGttatgtgactgtatctcataTCATGTTTCTTAGTCTATTTACCCTTCTGCAATGTCAGCACCCTGAGGTGGGAGGCAAtatcaggagctctggccccaggaatacatttaacgtcagccggcatctgtaacctgactttggggGTGATAGAATTCCCTATCACTAACACCAGATGTTTCGGCCTAGAGACAGTCACCTGTGGGCTCAAGGAACTGACATCAGGCATATCCAGGGCGTTATCTGCCTGGATGGCTGCCATGCTGGGCCCTGGGTGGCCATGCTCATAGAGTAGACCTGATTTAAGGCTGCTGGATGTCGTTTTGTCTCGTTTTAAAGGTGggattgtggtgtgtgtgtgtgtgtgtgtgtgtgtgtggggaggagtTAAGGGCTGTGATGGATGTGTTCAAACTGTCTTGAAGCCCCCTCCTCAGGTTGGGTGGCAGACCTTGGTCTGGACGCTAAGTCTGGTCTTTGGATCTGTGTTTGAATGAAATCTGTCCGTCGTAGGATGTAATGACATTAAAGCCATTAAATGTGAGTCTCAGGCCGTCTGTGGTTCTGCAGGAGTTTTACACGGATAGTCCAAAGACCTGTGAGGACTACGGACGCATCATCAACCGGCAGCACTTTAAGAGAATCGTGGGTCTGATGGAGGGCAGCACCGTGGCTGTCGGCGGAGACCACGATGAATCGCAGTGCTACATTGGTACGTCTGCCAGGGAGACCATGACTCAGATGAGTTTGGGTCAATGTGGGGATGGTTCTGGTCTGTCAGGGGGATCTGGCTGTAAAGGTTTGGCTTGAAGTCTTTGCTCTGTAGTAAAAAGCTGTTCAGTGCAATCAGAGGACTGCTGGACCCCGGTGGAGGTCTGCGGTCCACCTGACTGGTCTTTCTGGCGCCAGCTCCCACCGTGCTGCAGGATGTGACGTCCGACTCCAGAGTGATGCAGGAGGAGATCTTCGGTCCCCTGCTGCCCATCGTGACAGTGGGAGGTGTGGACGAGGCCATTCAGTTCATTAACCAGCGGGAGAAGCCGCTCGTCATCTATGTCTTTTCCAACAGCAGTAAGGTCGGTTGCGGCGCTGCATCACTGCATCTTTGACATCATAAGTATTTGCTGTGTTCAGAGTGTAAGAGGAACAATGTTCCcatttctttttttctgtatCAATAGCTGATCAAACGTGTGATTGCTGAGACGTCCAGTGGCGCTCTGCTGGCCAACGACTGTCTGGTCCACTTCACTGTCAGCGCGCTGCCTTTTGGAGGAGTTGGTGAGTGTTTCCACGTTCTGTTTTATAAGAACGACCGAAGGCGGCAGCAGCTACGTCACAGTCCACCTGCAGCAACTGTGGCCCCGCCCCTTTTTTCCACTGCTCAACTTGAGCTAAAAGGGTTCGTTCAATAGTCACGAGTGTGTCTGCACCATTTTTACTGATGAGCCTGTTGTGGTTCTGCCCCACCTCCAGGTCACAGCGGGATGGGCTGCTACCATGGGCGTCACACCTTTGACCAGCTCAGCCACCTGCGGAGCTGTCTAATCAAAAAGCTCAAAATGGAGGGTGTCAACAGCATGCGCTACCCGCCGCACACCGCCAGAAAACTTGGCTGGGCACGATTCCTCCTGCTGAAGCATGTTGACGTGTACTGCATGCGCCGCATGACTCTGCTTGCCATGGCACTGGGCTTAGCAGCTTTAGTGGTGCAGGTAATGTATCTGAAGAACTTACGGATGTGGGCCATTCCCGATTTTAACATACACATGCCCTTGTTAGCCCTTGATtggctaagttttttttttcccttcttttatTTTTGTGCCAATAACATTCAGATTCTGGTATCAAAAACTGGCACTGGGTGACCACCATATTGCTGCAGAGTTTAACTCCTGCTGAGGGATAAGATTTGTGGGTTTCAGTCCTCGTATTGGTACCTGAAGGATTGTAGGTTAGAGTTGTGGTATTAAAACCTGAAGGATTTTGGGTCGGGGTCGTGGTATCAAAACCTGAAGGATTGTGGGTCGGGGTCGCGgtatcaaaacctgaaagattgtAGGTTGGGGTCGTGGTATCGGAGCCTGAAGGATTGTGGGTCGGGGTCGTGGTATCGGAGCCTGAAGGATTGTGGTTCGGGGTCGTGGTATCAAAACCTGAAGGATTGTGGTTCGGGGTCATGGTATCAAAACCTGAAGGATTGTGGGTCGAGGTCGTGGTGTCAAAACCTGAAGGATTGTGGGTCAGGGTTGTGGTATCGGAGCCTGAAGGATTGTGGGTTGGTGTGGCGGTATTAAAGTCTGAAGGATTGTGGGTCGGggtcatgcactggtgctgcttcTACCCCTCGCTGAGTCCATTTACCCAGAATCCTCCAGGCTGTGATACAGCCGTGTCTTTGTGTCCTGCACACACTGAGCTGTTGTCTTGGAAACAGCAGCAGATAGCACAGCTGTAAttacccagcatgcttcactgtgcTCTTTTAAATGGCCTTTTGTTTGGGTCAAGTCCCACGCTTTTGTTGTGGACCACACAGACTTGTATGTTGTTCTGTGTGTGAGAGCTGGATCTGGGTCCTGTCCATCACATGGAATCTGAAACTGTCCTTCAGTCACACAGACCTTACAGTCGAGTTTGAGTCTGAACTCGGTTTTTGTGTCTGATCTTTGGAACAGAGGTTCTGGAGATAAACCTGATCACCGGAGCTCCTGGGGGTCCTTGGATGTCTGCAGGTTCTCGTCCCTCGCTGGTTTGATCGGGATGTCGGTCTCAGTGTGAAGAGTTCAGCTGCAGCAGTGGACGTACATTAAAACCAAAAAAGAAAATttcaaatgtcacaaataaagacTAAAATCAAACACAGATGCAGAGTCCATCAGTTCTGTCTGTGGTCCACACCAGCTCCAGACTGATCCACTTCAACACAGTTAGGGCCTTTTAAGGTCAccccaggtcaaaggtcatgttacCAGTAGAAATCTGGTTTCATATTAGTGTTAAATCATGATCAGCACTGGGAGAAATGTttgcctgtgaccttgacttttaaccagTTGTACGTTGGAACATTGATCGTTCCACCAGGTTTCAAAAATCTGTTGAAGCATTAAAAAATGTTTACTTAAAAAAGTAATTAGAAAAATTGATTTAAATTATTTTGTGTACTTCTCTGTTTTTGCAAATGAACTGACAACATGaaacttcctgttttatttttaatctacTGAAGtgtttattgtatattttattgATCAGAACActgaaatatgaacaatagtctcattttttgaaaagtgtttgaAGATTTATTACGTAAGATTGAAATGTTGTTGAACCTGTTCATCATTAATAATCAATATCTAATCATTTTCTCCTGATCATTAAAATAAATTACAGCTGAATACAAAGTGTGcttgatttttattgttttggaTCAGTGAACATAATATTGATCAATTGATTTATTGATCTCTCCCTTAGTATCACTGTTTTTAAAATGAACATTTTTAAATCCCTAAAAAATATCAAACGAGTTCATGTCAAATGAGTTTAAACCGCGTTACTTTTGGTTTGGAGCCCCACCCAAAGGTCACAAGGGGTCACTGAGTAATTTGATGGAAGTGATGTGACTCTTGAACTCTGACCTTCAGTCCCCTGATCCAATCTGACGACTCGTGGAGCGTTTGGACCGATGCTCAGGCATTGGCACGCCAAACGAGGGAACTGGGAAGTGCTGCCGAATGCACCAAACTTTGgaccttatctgctgcactgtgcaGACCCGCTGTTCAACTGCACAGTTCAAAACTACAGGCTTGTTAATGTGTATTTCACACATAAACCATAACACATAACATACATGTTGAGAAACTAATGCATATTTAAAGTCCAGGTCCCGAACCCGGTTTGAAGTACAGTGGATTAAAAAAGCGCAGGAGTAACAAAGCCTCATGTGGTGCAACACACCATGAAGCAGAATTAAACATAAATTATGTGACTTGTGGACAAACGGGGACTTTAAACAACCTGTGCTTCGAGACACAAACTCTCGTCACAGTCCAACTAAAGCTCAGTCCATCTGACAGAACAGAGTCCACTTACTTTTTATTTGCCTTAAAAATTCTGCATGTCAGAAGATTGATTGCAAAGTTCTGGAGAATGAGTCATCCAAATGTTATATATTGAATGAGGCcccactgagacacctgtgtccagagaaactccccacatggactaaatgtgtttgatgtttcctcacaatgtCAGTGGTCCTCCTAATCTGAGTCTCAATAAGTTACCGTTGACTGGACacgaagtcattccagcaggatccaaagatcctccacagagaccttggaccaaagacatccagtcctcacctcaggtcactggttagagtccaagtctgacaaccagacaggaagcaccaggactctaaagacttggaccttcatacagatacacttctgatggacgAGTCCAGGAAGTTGCTGGCAGCCTGGGTCTTACTCTGGATCCAAGACCATCACAAATCCAGACACTAATTCCTCACaaaaacacatccctgaggaacaccagagtTCTTTGGGAAGACATCAGATACTCTGATTCCAGCAGTTCCTGTGTTGAGTTTGACTGATGTCCAAGAACCTACTGAGGATCCCATGAATTCTTGGGATGTCTCGGAGAACAGCCTCATCAGCCAAAACAAACCTGCAAATCATTCAATCAATTAAATAAATAAGCTAATATTCCTGTTTGATCTCACAAAGAGCCCTAGATTCCTTTAGCAAAGGATCAAAGTATGTCTTCAATGATGTGAGGCTCCTTTTCTTTGTGTAATATTGAATCTAAGTTTTATCTTCACTGTACAaagacttacagtagtgttcagaataatagtagtgctatgtgagtaaaaagatgaatccaggttttgagtatatttcttattgttacatgggaaacaaggtaacagtagattcagtagattctcacaaatccaacaagaccaagcattcatgatatgcacactcttaaggctatgaaattgggctattagtaaaaaaaaaaagtagaaaagggggtgttcacaataatagtagcatctgctgttgacgctacaaactcaaaactattatgttcaaactgcttttttttatcaatcctgtgaatcactaaactagtatttagttgtataaccacagtttttcatgatttcttcacaactgcgaggcattaattttgttggtttggaaccaagattttgctggtttactagtgtgcttggggtcattgtcttgttgaaacacccatttcaagggcatgtcctcttcagcataaggcaacatgacctcttcaagtattttgacatatccaaactgatccatgatacctggtatgcgatatataggcccaacaccatagtaggagaaacatgcccatatcatgatgcttgcaccaccatgcttcactgtcttcactgtgaactgtggcttgaattcagagtttggggtcatctcacaaactgtctgcggcccttggacccaaaaagaacaattttgctctcatcagtccacaaaatattcctccatttctctttaagccagttgatgtgctctttggcaaattgtaacctcctctgcacgtcttttatttaacagagagactttgcgggggattcttgcaaataaattagcttcacacaggcgtcttctaactgtcacagcacttacaggtaactccagactgtctttgatcatcctggagctgatcaatgggtgagcctttgccattctggttattcttctatccattttgatggttgttttccgttttcttccacgcatcacgTGCCGCCCGCTAACCGTGCAGAGATGGAGCTTCCTGTTGTTGTGTCGACATGCCGTTAATGTGGTTTGGTTTGAACAGGTGATGCAGTCTTCCTCAAAGAGAACCTGAAGGATGGACCAGTTTGTTGTCTGTCTGATGGGACGATGGTGTCCTGCTGACACGCGTCCTGTCCGTCACCGCTGCCGTGCAGACTTTGGGTGTTAGACCTGAACTTCAGACTTTAGTTTGGACCTCGTGGGTCTCTGCTGCTGCTGACATGATTTTGAAAAGTCATTTTTTCTATTTTCAGTCTTTTTGTCACAATCAGACTTTGTGCCGCTGGGGGGCGCTGCTGAGGCCTGAATGTTTTGACCGCTGCCGTTTTTTACAGTGGTGCGCGTTCTCGCTTTCTGTGCGCGCTCCCGCCTCTCGCTCTCGGAGGTCAGCAGAAGCCAACGGATTGGATCCGAGCCGGGGTCTGGGTCTGAGTTCTGCTGCCAGGTGAGTTTTATTCTtcagttgttgctgtttttttttaatgtttgcattAAAATCAACGTGGTTCTCAATCTGAGGTTCTTGGACCTTCTGAATCAGCACCGCGGACCAGATCCTGATGTGGATCAGAACCGGGTGTCTGTCCGGTTCCTTTCGGATCAGTAGATTAAGTTTTTGAGGAACTGAATGAAATGTTGAAAAGTGACGAATCatcaaaaagaaaatatgaaatctaGAGTCCAAATCAACAGAAAAGTTCTTCAGGGTGAACCGGTCCAGACATGGACGGATCTGAAcgcggtttgttggtttctgtgcCGCAAATCCGCTGTACAGTCAGCTGTCCAGTTCCGAAttacctttaaaaaacaaaagccGTAATGcagctgaatgtcctttattgtgtatttggatgttatctagctgaagaagtcTGGATGGAGTAGcctttctacttaaagtgtgaagccacattatgtgtggtgcagatATTTACTGGAAATGGACCACTTTTGCtggttccggatcacgacactctgtgtcactttgggttcattcctggcatctggttggagcccttctaatgcagaatgatacacactgtgcccgagaatgtgttttgaacgcaaaatgatataaattatacttattaaatgagaatttacttcgttTTGAAAGGCGCCATTATACGTTTTTATGAGCATAaaatgtgtgtggagtgtggagatGAGATTTCTccggaattaaaaagtaaaagccccccacattcatgcccattcgtgatgttgagatgagccccaaagtccacagtagagaagcttgaatcttcgactggactgggttccttgacgcgaggacgttccaCTTCAAATcagagaagcttcctcagctaaaattcttgctctggaagtctgacttctgtctgactcttgtagagaagaataaaaaagTCCACATGGATCACAactactgacacgaggctgctgcttcagtgatccacaaccggcacattttcagtcagagataaatgtgtgcagcaattaaacagcaagacataacacactgacattttctacccaagtaagtaagtattttcccactctagaaccaaaaacactgaatggctaactcacctttgctacgtcttagagatcgttactaccacacttgcaggaatgagtgagtgagaaaacacGTGCACACCACGGAGACCGGGATGTttggattcctctgctgatcataaggacggctggatccggtcgagcttgtggtcgtttgttgacaaacatcaatctttccattggtaccaagtattagcttactcgcgctgattacgagaaacggcagcgcaaatactacagcagtgatccggaactgggcaagtgactgtaccacATTATAGTTCATGAAGTTATAACTCCAGAATTCTTGAACTTTTCTAGAAATGTGGACTCTTCCATGGAGGAGTTCATTAAAAAAGAATACATCCTGGATCCAGGTGCAGTTGATCCTGGTGGAGTTGATCCTTCCATGTGGACCCATCtctgaagtcaatcaatcaatcaatcaatttttttatatagcgccaaatcacaacaaacagttgccccaaggcgctttatattgtaaggcaaggccatacaataattatgtaaaaccccaacggtcaaaacgaccccctgtgagcaagcacttggctacagtgggaaggaaaaactcccttttaacaggaagaaacctccagcagaaccaggctcagggaggggcagtcttctgctgggactggttggggctgagggagagaaccaggaaaaagacatgctgtggaagagaacagagatcaatcactaatgattaaatgcagagtggtgcatacagagcaaaaagagaaagaaacagtgcatcatgggaaccccccagcagtctacgtctatagcagcataactaagggatggttcagggtcacctgatccagccctaactataagctttagcaaaaaggaaagttttaagcctaatcttaaaagtagagagggtgtctgtctccctgatctgaattgggagctggttccacaggagaggagcctgaaagctgaaggctctgcctcccattctactcttacaaaccctaggaactacaagtaagcctgcagtctgagagcgaagcgctctattggggtgatatggtactacgaggtccctaagataagatgggacctgattattcaaaaccttataagtaagaagaagaattttaaattctattctagaattaacaggaagcca
This window harbors:
- the LOC117505981 gene encoding aldehyde dehydrogenase family 3 member A2-like, translating into MTLKPLNVSLRPSVVLQEFYTDSPKTCEDYGRIINRQHFKRIVGLMEGSTVAVGGDHDESQCYIAPTVLQDVTSDSRVMQEEIFGPLLPIVTVGGVDEAIQFINQREKPLVIYVFSNSSKLIKRVIAETSSGALLANDCLVHFTVSALPFGGVGHSGMGCYHGRHTFDQLSHLRSCLIKKLKMEGVNSMRYPPHTARKLGWARFLLLKHVDVYCMRRMTLLAMALGLAALVVQRFWR